A stretch of the Oxyura jamaicensis isolate SHBP4307 breed ruddy duck chromosome 4, BPBGC_Ojam_1.0, whole genome shotgun sequence genome encodes the following:
- the GLOD5 gene encoding glyoxalase domain-containing protein 5: protein MSWKEEHMSPPPCFIQRLDHLVLTVKSIEDTVAFYSKVLGMEVVTFKGNRKALRFGNQKFNLHEAGKEFEPKARHPVPGSADICLITQAPLEQLLTHLKACGVIIEEGPVARTGAVGPITSIYFRDPDENLIEVSRYSTDMSAVSGGEP from the exons ATGTCCTGGAAGGAGGAACATATGAGTCCACCCCCATGTTTCATCCAGCGCCTGGACCACCTCGTGTTGACTGTTAAGAGCATTGAGGACACTGTCGCCTTCTACTCCAAAGTCCTGGGCATGGAAGTGGTGACTTTCAAG GGAAATCGCAAAGCTTTACGTTTTGGCAACCAGAAATTTAACCTGCATGAGGCTGGGAAGGAATTTGAACCCAAGGCTCGCCATCCGGTCCCCGGCTCTGCAGATATCTGCCTTATCACACAGGCACCCCTGGAGCAGCTTCTGACTCATCTGAAG GCCTGTGGGGTGATCATTGAAGAAGGTCCTGTGGCCAGGACTGGTGCTGTGGGTCCAATAACATCCATCTACTTCCGAGACCCCGATGAGAACCTGATTGAGGTTTCTAGGTACAGCACAGACATGAGTGCAGTCAGCGGAGGGGAGCCCTAA